The Heliomicrobium gestii genome segment CGATTCTCATCAATATTGTGGATACGGGCATTCTCACACAGGACGCCTTTGACCAATTGGTCTCCGAGAAACTCCGGGAGATCCGCACCGAGGCAAATCTCACCCAGGACAAGATGGCCGAGCGCATCGGCATATCGAAAAAAACACTGGTCGATGTGGAAAAGGGGCGCAAAACCTTGGGTTTTACGGCGGCGGCACTGGCGGCGCTGCTGCACCGCCGGAGTGAAACAGTGCAATCCCTCTTTGGGGACATGACCATCGACGTGATCGAGTTCGTTTCGACGCGCGCGACGTCACAGGCCTGGTACAAGACCCTCGGCGGGCGTGTCTGGTGGACGGAAGAGAGCCGCCTGGGGCGTTTTATCGTCCAAAAACACCTCTTTACCCCCTATTACCGGATCATCGACGATACCCATTACCTTCATTATTACAGTCTAAACCGGGAGGAGACCTTCAAACGACTGACAGAGCTAAAGGAGGGCGAGCCCTGTGATGTCTCGGTACCCGTGGTTGCGCCGTGAGATCGCCCAGTGGCATGTGGAAGGGCTGATCACGGCAGAGCAAAAAGAGCGTCTTCTGGCGCGCTACACCCCTTCGGAGTGGCGATCATCCCAAATCATCCTCTGGTTGGCCGGCTTGCTCGTCGGTCTGGGGATTATCCTGCTTGTGGCTCACAACTGGGACGATATCCCGCGCCTTGTCCGGTTGGGTCTGATCTGCGGCGTCATCACGGTAACCTATTCGGCGGGCTATCTGCTCGCATACGGCAGCGCCCCTGCATCGCGCGCCGGCAACTACCCCCGGATCGGTTCCGCCTTGCTCCTGCTCGGGTTGCTCTCC includes the following:
- a CDS encoding helix-turn-helix transcriptional regulator; this encodes MDTGILTQDAFDQLVSEKLREIRTEANLTQDKMAERIGISKKTLVDVEKGRKTLGFTAAALAALLHRRSETVQSLFGDMTIDVIEFVSTRATSQAWYKTLGGRVWWTEESRLGRFIVQKHLFTPYYRIIDDTHYLHYYSLNREETFKRLTELKEGEPCDVSVPVVAP